Part of the Rhodohalobacter sp. 614A genome is shown below.
TACAATAGCTTTTTAAAAGCCCGTTAATCTATCTTCAAATTGAAATTTTTATGGTGTAAAAACACGTATGATGAAAAAAATTGTTAAAACGGATAAAGCTCCATCCGCAATTGGTCCGTATAGCCAGGCAGTTATAATTAATAACACTCTGTATTGTTCCGGTCAGATTGCCTTAGATCCCCAAACAATGGAAATGGTTGGTGACAGTGTTGAAGACCAAACAAAACAGGTGATGATAAATATTGAACAGATTTTACGCGCAGCCGGCAGTAACTTCAGCAAAGTTGTTAAATGCTCGATATTTCTGGATAATATGGACGATTTTAAAATCGTCAACGAAATTTACGGCAACTATTTTAAAGAAAATCCGCCTGCACGAGAGACAGTTGAGGTGAGCACATTACCCAAAAACGCGAAGGTAGAAATTAGTTGTATCGCTTTTATCTGATTTTAAAAAGAAAGGGATGCCGTTCTTGATGACCGATTTCCCATGCCGTCAAAAACTTCTGCTTCTATATTATTTTCTTTTGAAGGAGTAAATCCGGGGAGGTAGTAACTGAGGGAATTTATGTCAGGATCATATTCAACAATTCCCCTTTGCCCATTTACAGTAATGATTGACGAGCGATAATCTATGCCGGTTTGGCGATCTATCGCTGGGATTTTTACGATCCAGTTTCCAGCGAGATTTTTACCAAATTCCGGCATTCCAACCCAGGGAGGAGTGTCATCTTCCATAATCACAAGACTGCTTATTTCCCGCATAGATGATCGAATATATCCATCAGAGTTCACGGCTCCCATAAAATAAAGCCGATTTCTGAACTTGTCAGCTGAAAAGAGTCCAAGATGTGGGTTCTCTTTTAAATCTTCAGGGAGAATGTAATTGAAATAAATTTGTCCATCTATCGGAAGCCTGTCCGGCGAAAAATTGAATTGAATTTCATCGTCCATTTGAAGGATGTCCAAATGAAGATCAAGTGTGTCGTAAAGTGCATCTTTGGGGAATTCGACCCACAATCTCTGATCCGGAGTATGAAAAATTTGTTTTACACCGGGCGTGAGTTTTTTTTCGATTGAAGAGGTAGAACTGAAGCGAATCGGGGTTTCATTCTTCTGGATTTCAAAGTCAATATCTTCAGCGTTCGCCAATAGTGGCGTTTCATCATTCAGAAGTATTTTGTTCCAGCTGATTGCAAATGGTTTTTGCGTTTGTGACGGGACCGGATAAGTTGGAACATGGGTGATTTTTTCGGGTCCCTCATAATTATTCACACGAATTGTTACGGCAGCCGTGGTTCTATTGCCGTAAATATCCGAAGCGATAATTCGAAGTGGATAAGTGCCGTCTTCAAACGTTAGGACACCTTCATTTTTTAAAATTTTATAAATGGGAAGCTTGTTTCCAGCTACACGGTACAATCGCTGAAATCCCCTGCGTGTTTGAGCCAACATCAAGTAAGACCGGTCTAAAAACATTTGTCCGGTTTCTTCATATGAAAACTGATCCACACTGGAATGATAAAGTGTATCCGCTTCATAAACCAATGTCAGTGTATGAACGGCATAGACATTTGGGGTCTGATTGGCACGGTCATGAACATTTACAGCAAGACCAATGGGTTGATTGACCGTAACACTTCCAAAATCATATAGATTACCATTTCTTCGGGCATTTATAATTTCGAATCCATCGGGTTTCAAGGAACCTGAGTCCAGGAATTCAATGCCAAGTTGTCGAAATACGGGAGGGATATTATCTGTAACCCTGATATTTGTCAGAAGTGGATTGAATGGTTCGTGATCCGGGGTTCGGAGTTCAAAATGGAGATGTGGCGGGCCGATTCCGGTAGAACCTGAGAAAGCAATGACTTCGCCTTTTTTATAAGTAATGGAATCCGCTTCAACAATTTCATCAATTGCTGAGGAGTAATCAGTCATTCGAATTGAATCTACAAATGCCTGGAGTTCGGGTTCAAACCGATTAAGGTGGGCGTAGACAGAGTAAGATCCATCTTTATGTTTGAGATAGACAACATTTCCATATCCATGCGGACCGGTGGCAATTCGATAGACTATGCCGTCACGGGTTGCGAAGACGTTATATCCTTCTTGTCCCCAGGTTCGGATATCCAATCCGGCATGTAAATGCGCTGATCGGGTTTCTCCAAAAGTGGATGAAATTTGATGGGTAGCATCCGTAGGCCACGCGTATGTTACAGAATCTT
Proteins encoded:
- a CDS encoding M23 family metallopeptidase — its product is MFARNLKILVLVLGLLMLANSQIMSQPLPFLEDSVTYAWPTDATHQISSTFGETRSAHLHAGLDIRTWGQEGYNVFATRDGIVYRIATGPHGYGNVVYLKHKDGSYSVYAHLNRFEPELQAFVDSIRMTDYSSAIDEIVEADSITYKKGEVIAFSGSTGIGPPHLHFELRTPDHEPFNPLLTNIRVTDNIPPVFRQLGIEFLDSGSLKPDGFEIINARRNGNLYDFGSVTVNQPIGLAVNVHDRANQTPNVYAVHTLTLVYEADTLYHSSVDQFSYEETGQMFLDRSYLMLAQTRRGFQRLYRVAGNKLPIYKILKNEGVLTFEDGTYPLRIIASDIYGNRTTAAVTIRVNNYEGPEKITHVPTYPVPSQTQKPFAISWNKILLNDETPLLANAEDIDFEIQKNETPIRFSSTSSIEKKLTPGVKQIFHTPDQRLWVEFPKDALYDTLDLHLDILQMDDEIQFNFSPDRLPIDGQIYFNYILPEDLKENPHLGLFSADKFRNRLYFMGAVNSDGYIRSSMREISSLVIMEDDTPPWVGMPEFGKNLAGNWIVKIPAIDRQTGIDYRSSIITVNGQRGIVEYDPDINSLSYYLPGFTPSKENNIEAEVFDGMGNRSSRTASLSF
- a CDS encoding RidA family protein, which produces MMKKIVKTDKAPSAIGPYSQAVIINNTLYCSGQIALDPQTMEMVGDSVEDQTKQVMINIEQILRAAGSNFSKVVKCSIFLDNMDDFKIVNEIYGNYFKENPPARETVEVSTLPKNAKVEISCIAFI